The DNA segment TCGCTTGCCGTGAATAATCTTTACCGGGCCTGTTACGTTGCCCAGCAGTGGATGCACGGTTTGGGCCTTTAGTGATCGCAGGCCGCGGTCATGGTTGCCGACGACGTATATAGCGTTCATTTCGTAGAGCCGGTCGAACAGCTCGCGGTGTGTGCGGACAACGGATCGCAGATTGAATCGCCAAAGGTCGACGAGATCGCCGAGGATCACTACCTGGCCCGCTTCGGATTCTACCATGTCGAGAAACTCCGCGAGGAGTTTGCGTTTGTTGGACGAGGCGAACTCGTCACGTGCACCGCCCGAACCGAGATGCAGGTCACTGATGATAAACAGCGGCCCATTCTGTTTGATCTGTTTTTGAGTGATCATGCGACTGCCACAGGCTCCAATTTTGCGTTATCGGTTTTCGCCGCGGGTCGAACGCTGACCCGGCCGGCGGTAAGTACGTTAAGCACTCTGTCGAGCTTTTTGAAGAAGAGCTCGTTGTCCGGCAGAAGAATATTCTCGTTTTCGGGCAGTGGGGTTTTGAGAAAATCAAGATAATCCGCCAGAACTTTTTCGTTGAGGCTGTCGGTGGTCATCGCCGCGCCCAGTCTTGCAGCGTGGTGAGCGTTGACCATCTGTTCGTATTGCTGCTGGACGGGGTTGAGCAGCATCTTCTTGCCGAAATGCAGGCACTCGCTGATCAACGAAAAGCCTGCGGTCGCGACGATGCCCCTGCAGGACGCCAGATCAGTGAGGAAATTTTCGGTCGATCGTTCGCGGAAATGAAGGTTATCGATGCTACCGGCCGAATCCATACCATAGATGACGAACTTTTGCTCGGGGAATCGGCGACAGACGCGAAGGAAATGTTCCTTCATCTGGGCCGAGGTGACGTAACAGAGTATGTGATCGCCCCGGCTGGGGGACTGCTCAAGGACCTGGGGACGGAGCACAGGCGGGGTGACTACGGTTTGACGGTCCGTTCGTTTGGCTTTGAAGAAATTCAGCACGACGTATTTGTCCACGTTGCTGCCGAGGTATTGCGAGGTGACCTTTTCGGATATGTAGCTGGTCAACATGCTCGCAGCCGGTTTTTCGTATCGGCAGTTGCACAGCAGGTGTTCGTGATCGACGCTGATGCATGGGATGGATTTGACACGCGCCCACAGCGCGGAGAAGGGTTCGAAGTCGGTTATCACCAGGTCCGGATCAAATCTTGCACAATCGCCCCAGAATACGCGAATGTTCCGACCGACCATTGTTGGGAACTTGTGCACGTTTCTTAAAAGCGTGCGAGAGAGGGAGACCTTATCGTGCTGATATACGAACTGAAAGCCGGATATTTCCCGCACCTGGGCGGGGTAATACTGTCTGAAATAGCGGAGCGACTTGTCGAAGACCGCGAACATCACATCGTGACCCGCCTCGATCAATGCCTTGCTGATCAGATGCGCCCGGCTGCTGTGACCGAAACCCTCGCCTGCGATACCATATACTATCCGTGCCATAGTTTTATCCTTTCAGGAAAAATGATTTACTATAACTCCAAATAGCAATGGCCGTGCCAGACGGAACTTGACATTCTAAGTACTGCTTTATAAATCACTTACAAGGAAACCAACCAGATTTTACTCTATTCCTTCTGCCGCACCTCGACATTTAAAGCATACATATGATGCATTCAGTGCACATGAAGGCGGTAACGAAACTCCCTACTGCAGGGGCTGGTTCTGACCCTTCAAGCTTCTGCTATTACTTCGGGTTTTGCTGTTAGGGATGTGTGAGAGGGGTAAGAGGAATTGGTTAAAATTACCGATTGAAAGAAATACCTGAAATCGGCGGGCATGAATTACCGTTTTTCAAGCTGCAGCATGCGGCACTTGAGGTCCTGTGCTCCGGGCTGGTTGTGCATGAAGCCGCCTGGTGAACCATTTGAGCGGATTACGCGGTGACAGGGGACCACTATGGGAAAAGGATTGTCCGCAAGTGCGTTTCCCACGGCACGGGCGGCTTTGGGTCGGCCTGCCAAGCGAGCCAGTTCGCCGTAAGATACTGTCCGGCCATAATTTACACGATTGCAGGCGAGCAAAATGTCTTTGCGGAAGGGTGTCATGTGCACCATATCCGGGAGCCGGCTGCTGATATCCTCCCGGCCAGCTATTTCACTGTAACCTGCCAGAGCAGATGCTGCGTCTTCGCGGAAAACCACGTATTCGCCCTCGAAATAGCGAACTATTTTCTCCTGCAGATCGGGAAATATAGACTGCTCTTCGCGGGCGGACGGGCAGAATATGCCAACCTTTGATACGGCTGAGACCCTACTCGCGACCGGCAGGAATACACGGACCAGCCTGTCCTCTGCGCATACCAGCGCGACAAACCCTGCCTGAGTACTGAAAATGGCATATTTGACTTCAAACATGCTGTCAGTAAAGCAGATTTCCACCTTAGGGTCAATTGAAACAAACATCTGTTTAAACAGCGAAAAAACAATGCTCGCAATGATTATGGTTCACCAATTTTTTTGCACATATTTCGAATTTTTCCGTAGAAAAACCCAATTTCGCAATCATTAAGCGTGAAAGAACACTGAGTTTTCTGGAGAATTAGAATGAGGCACAAAGGAAGCGGTTTTACGTTAATCGAGCTGCTAGTGGTTATCTCGATCATTGCGCTGTTGCTGGCGATAATGATGCCGGCTCTGGGCATGGTTAAG comes from the Anaerohalosphaera lusitana genome and includes:
- a CDS encoding glycosyltransferase family protein — its product is MARIVYGIAGEGFGHSSRAHLISKALIEAGHDVMFAVFDKSLRYFRQYYPAQVREISGFQFVYQHDKVSLSRTLLRNVHKFPTMVGRNIRVFWGDCARFDPDLVITDFEPFSALWARVKSIPCISVDHEHLLCNCRYEKPAASMLTSYISEKVTSQYLGSNVDKYVVLNFFKAKRTDRQTVVTPPVLRPQVLEQSPSRGDHILCYVTSAQMKEHFLRVCRRFPEQKFVIYGMDSAGSIDNLHFRERSTENFLTDLASCRGIVATAGFSLISECLHFGKKMLLNPVQQQYEQMVNAHHAARLGAAMTTDSLNEKVLADYLDFLKTPLPENENILLPDNELFFKKLDRVLNVLTAGRVSVRPAAKTDNAKLEPVAVA
- a CDS encoding methylated-DNA--[protein]-cysteine S-methyltransferase, with amino-acid sequence MFEVKYAIFSTQAGFVALVCAEDRLVRVFLPVASRVSAVSKVGIFCPSAREEQSIFPDLQEKIVRYFEGEYVVFREDAASALAGYSEIAGREDISSRLPDMVHMTPFRKDILLACNRVNYGRTVSYGELARLAGRPKAARAVGNALADNPFPIVVPCHRVIRSNGSPGGFMHNQPGAQDLKCRMLQLEKR